From a region of the Geothrix sp. 21YS21S-2 genome:
- a CDS encoding prolyl oligopeptidase family protein yields MRTLLSCLVATTLVAAAPAPATRKVDQVDDYFGTKIADPYRWLEDDNAPETKAWVAAQNQATSAHLAAIPQRQAILERLRALQDYEKFTAPRKEGRNYFYSHNTGLQNQAVVFVTADPAKEGRVLLDPNGLSKEGTMALSGMSPSPDGRLVAYAVAAAGSDWKTWKVRDVATGRDLPDELQWTKFANVAWNRKGTGFFYVAYAAPGQGEALKGVTKSPKVRFHAMGTPQADDALVYERPDQPEWYLAPDVTDDGRWLTIHVSKGDAPEHSVLLKDLRKPGAPVVPFLDRFDARYAPVGSKGDTFFFKTDKGAPRGRLVAIRVNHADPKDWTELIPQAAGTDVLQGVSLVGGRFVANWMRDAHTAVTFHSLKGALLSELALPGVGSVGGFHGRIGDREAFYTYTSFNTPPAIYRYDFATGTSKVLHAPKVAFDPAAYVVTQVFYPSKDGTKVPMFLVHKKGLALDGNNPTLLYGYGGFDVSLTPSFSAVRVAWLERGGVYAQPSLRGGGEYGKPWHDAGRLANKQNVFDDFIAAGEWLIKNKYTSTPRLAINGGSNGGLLVGACLNQRPDLWGAAVPEVGVMDMLRFHKFTVGWGWKGDYGSSETPEGFRTLLAYSPLHNIKPGTAYPPTLVLTSDHDDRVVPAHSHKFTATLQAAQAGPAPILTRIATNAGHGAGKPTAKILEEKADVYAFLLEALKIK; encoded by the coding sequence ATGCGAACGCTCCTTTCCTGTCTCGTCGCGACGACCCTGGTCGCAGCCGCGCCGGCGCCCGCCACGCGCAAGGTCGACCAGGTCGACGACTACTTCGGCACGAAGATCGCCGACCCCTACCGGTGGCTGGAGGACGACAACGCCCCCGAGACCAAGGCCTGGGTCGCGGCCCAGAACCAGGCCACCTCCGCCCACCTGGCGGCCATCCCCCAGCGGCAGGCCATCCTGGAGCGGCTGCGGGCCCTGCAGGACTACGAGAAGTTCACGGCGCCCCGGAAGGAGGGCCGGAACTACTTCTATTCCCACAACACGGGCCTCCAGAACCAGGCCGTGGTATTCGTGACCGCCGACCCCGCCAAGGAAGGCCGGGTCCTCCTGGACCCCAACGGCCTCAGCAAGGAGGGCACCATGGCCCTCTCGGGCATGAGCCCCAGCCCCGACGGCCGGCTCGTGGCCTACGCCGTGGCCGCCGCGGGCAGCGACTGGAAGACCTGGAAGGTGCGGGACGTCGCCACGGGCCGGGACCTGCCCGACGAGCTCCAGTGGACCAAGTTCGCCAACGTGGCCTGGAACCGCAAAGGCACCGGGTTCTTCTATGTGGCCTACGCCGCCCCCGGGCAGGGCGAGGCGCTCAAGGGCGTGACGAAGAGCCCCAAGGTGCGCTTCCACGCCATGGGCACCCCCCAGGCCGACGACGCCTTGGTGTACGAGCGGCCCGACCAGCCCGAGTGGTACCTGGCGCCGGACGTCACCGACGACGGACGCTGGCTGACCATCCACGTCTCCAAGGGCGACGCCCCCGAGCATTCGGTCCTCCTCAAGGACCTGCGCAAACCCGGCGCCCCGGTGGTGCCCTTCCTGGACCGGTTCGACGCCCGCTATGCCCCGGTGGGTTCCAAGGGCGACACCTTCTTCTTCAAGACCGACAAGGGCGCCCCCCGCGGACGCCTGGTGGCCATCCGCGTCAACCACGCGGATCCCAAGGACTGGACCGAGCTCATCCCCCAGGCTGCCGGAACGGACGTCCTGCAGGGCGTGTCCCTGGTGGGCGGCCGCTTCGTGGCCAACTGGATGCGGGATGCCCACACGGCCGTCACCTTCCACAGCCTCAAGGGCGCCCTCCTGTCCGAGCTGGCGCTCCCCGGCGTCGGTTCGGTAGGCGGCTTCCACGGCAGGATCGGGGACCGGGAGGCCTTCTATACCTACACCTCCTTCAACACCCCCCCGGCCATCTACCGCTACGACTTCGCCACCGGGACCTCCAAGGTCCTCCATGCCCCCAAGGTGGCCTTCGACCCGGCCGCCTACGTGGTGACCCAGGTCTTCTATCCCAGCAAGGACGGCACGAAGGTGCCCATGTTCCTGGTGCACAAGAAGGGCCTGGCCCTGGACGGGAACAACCCGACGCTCCTGTACGGCTACGGCGGCTTCGACGTCTCCCTCACGCCCTCCTTCTCAGCCGTCAGGGTGGCCTGGCTGGAAAGGGGAGGTGTCTACGCCCAGCCAAGCCTGCGGGGCGGCGGAGAGTACGGCAAGCCCTGGCACGACGCGGGCCGGCTGGCGAACAAGCAGAACGTCTTCGATGACTTCATCGCAGCCGGCGAGTGGCTTATCAAAAACAAGTACACCTCCACCCCCCGCCTCGCCATCAACGGCGGCAGCAACGGCGGCCTCCTGGTGGGGGCCTGCCTGAACCAGCGCCCGGACCTGTGGGGCGCCGCGGTGCCCGAGGTGGGCGTGATGGACATGCTCCGCTTCCACAAGTTCACCGTGGGCTGGGGCTGGAAGGGGGACTACGGTTCCAGCGAGACCCCGGAAGGCTTCCGCACCCTCCTCGCCTATTCCCCTCTCCACAACATCAAGCCCGGCACCGCCTACCCGCCGACCCTGGTCCTGACCAGCGACCATGACGACCGGGTGGTGCCCGCCCACAGCCACAAGTTCACGGCCACCCTGCAGGCGGCCCAGGCGGGTCCGGCCCCCATCCTCACCCGCATCGCCACCAACGCGGGCCACGGCGCGGGGAAACCAACCGCCAAGATCCTGGAAGAGAAGGCGGATGTTTATGCTTTTCTCCTCGAGGCGCTGAAAATCAAGTAA
- a CDS encoding carboxypeptidase regulatory-like domain-containing protein: MTVAQAQVSQTTGAVRGTVTSQKKTPIAGATVMVRNVETGYSQTAVTGAKGDYQLPLLPTGAYDITFSAKGMKTLKDLKVRVTLGNATTVNPVMDSAEVSATVAVVATTSDIDPSRTVTMTQVDQKLVEQVPLVSRNFTDMARLTPGVTAGQGSGGTPRLIVEGGRQIFNAVQIDGASNNSAFFNEQRGGVYTPFIFGADTIKELQVVTNGFDVQYGQAGATINAITKGGTNEFTGSALYEMRKTSWSAAPKGVPYDPAGTFNTPTNLQRFNDSTNINFNVGGPIIKDKLYYFVGVERFHKSITSNPIPTPITTAAGMTQADFDRMYNSRLGHIVTNKSGLTLDNEFGNPGQGISAHPYPMENTNTVYFARLDYSLNANHRFVLRTNYQNMTDTLTNTSAVPNNAESNNIPTRVQSISWVLEANDIWTPELFTESRIQFAREARPMTGNAYPGTPSISIPQSTSFMAFGTKTSTPRESNELTTQFYTSTTWNRGDWQVKGGFDLTKVDEDNQFFQNNAGAWNFGTYGSAADWANGVLAASPNNGSVQYNGAVSAYSGRIPMTTKWASVFAQGQYSGLLDHRLLLTAGFRTLSQSFSDNPHPNPNFAGLDQGMGGHTIDPRFAFSFDVDGKGKTVVRGGLGYFTSPTPLLLHSNTMTGNGQIITNYSFSLNRANATNLALFNSGLLSANNVIGNTTNMRKLSDAELATLASGTAFTAGSSPTSLWDPTNKLSRSRKISIGVEHDLGNNLTVGLTASYVNYYNLQRFENINLTQTGGSAYNDGYAPGINAWSTATRPGTATIRGRVVNFGKGSVVPGNPVGGFSDVYLVKADGYGFYRGLSASVKKTWAENLGLLANVTWSKAQDTGSFERGTYTSAGNYSSELGASLTPDPQDVGSNFGYGDSDRRWVANVVAYFPIVLGIEGSVRGLFNTGLPFTAYDARNLNGDGMINKIYAGHVRNDMRQPNYTQFDIRLTRTFQVYKTVRVQGIVDVYNLFNKADFQVPTGNYQADTSTGAPSLAFGQLATVDKNRTREMQIGIKAIW, encoded by the coding sequence ATGACCGTCGCCCAGGCGCAGGTGAGCCAGACCACCGGCGCCGTCCGCGGCACCGTCACCAGCCAGAAGAAGACCCCCATCGCCGGCGCCACCGTCATGGTGCGCAACGTCGAGACCGGTTACAGCCAGACGGCCGTCACCGGCGCCAAGGGCGACTACCAGCTGCCCCTGCTGCCCACCGGCGCCTACGACATCACCTTCTCGGCCAAGGGCATGAAGACCCTCAAGGACCTCAAGGTCCGCGTCACCCTGGGCAACGCGACCACCGTCAACCCGGTCATGGACTCCGCCGAAGTGAGCGCCACGGTGGCGGTGGTGGCCACCACCAGCGACATCGACCCCAGCCGCACGGTCACCATGACCCAGGTGGACCAGAAGCTCGTGGAGCAGGTGCCCCTGGTGAGCCGCAACTTCACGGACATGGCCCGCCTGACGCCCGGCGTCACCGCCGGCCAGGGTTCGGGCGGCACGCCCCGCCTCATCGTCGAGGGCGGACGCCAGATCTTCAACGCCGTGCAGATCGACGGCGCCTCCAACAACTCCGCCTTCTTCAACGAGCAGCGCGGCGGCGTCTACACGCCCTTCATCTTCGGCGCGGACACCATCAAGGAACTGCAGGTCGTCACCAACGGCTTCGACGTGCAGTACGGCCAGGCCGGCGCCACCATCAACGCCATCACCAAGGGCGGCACCAACGAGTTCACCGGCAGCGCCCTCTACGAGATGCGCAAGACCAGCTGGTCCGCCGCGCCCAAGGGCGTGCCCTACGATCCCGCGGGGACCTTCAACACCCCCACCAACCTCCAGCGCTTCAACGATTCCACGAACATCAACTTCAACGTGGGCGGTCCGATCATCAAGGACAAGCTCTACTACTTCGTGGGCGTCGAGCGCTTCCACAAGAGCATCACCTCCAACCCCATCCCCACGCCCATCACCACCGCCGCTGGCATGACCCAGGCCGACTTCGACCGGATGTACAACTCCCGGCTGGGCCACATCGTCACCAACAAGAGCGGCCTCACCCTGGACAACGAGTTCGGGAATCCCGGGCAGGGCATCTCCGCCCATCCCTATCCCATGGAGAACACCAACACGGTGTACTTCGCCCGGCTGGACTACAGCCTCAACGCCAACCACCGCTTCGTGCTGCGCACCAACTACCAGAACATGACCGACACGCTGACCAACACCAGCGCGGTGCCCAACAACGCGGAGTCCAACAACATCCCCACCCGCGTGCAGTCCATCAGCTGGGTGCTGGAGGCCAACGACATCTGGACCCCCGAGCTCTTCACCGAGAGCCGCATCCAGTTCGCCCGGGAAGCCCGGCCCATGACCGGCAACGCCTACCCCGGCACCCCCTCCATCTCCATCCCCCAGAGCACCTCCTTCATGGCGTTCGGCACCAAGACCTCCACGCCCCGGGAGAGCAACGAGCTCACCACCCAGTTCTACACCTCCACCACCTGGAACCGCGGCGACTGGCAGGTGAAGGGCGGCTTCGACCTCACCAAGGTGGACGAGGACAATCAGTTCTTCCAGAACAACGCCGGCGCCTGGAACTTCGGCACCTACGGCTCCGCGGCCGACTGGGCCAACGGCGTGCTCGCCGCCTCCCCCAACAACGGCTCCGTGCAGTACAACGGCGCCGTAAGCGCCTACTCGGGCCGCATCCCCATGACCACCAAGTGGGCGTCCGTGTTCGCCCAGGGCCAGTACTCGGGCCTGCTGGACCACCGCCTCCTGCTCACCGCGGGCTTCCGCACCCTGAGCCAGAGCTTCTCCGACAACCCCCACCCCAACCCGAACTTCGCCGGCCTGGACCAGGGCATGGGCGGACACACCATCGACCCCCGCTTCGCCTTCAGCTTCGATGTGGACGGCAAGGGCAAGACGGTCGTCCGCGGCGGCCTGGGCTACTTCACCAGCCCCACCCCGCTCCTCCTGCACTCCAACACCATGACCGGCAACGGCCAGATCATCACCAACTACAGCTTCTCCCTCAACCGCGCCAACGCCACCAACCTCGCGCTGTTCAACAGCGGCCTGCTCAGCGCCAACAACGTCATCGGCAACACGACGAACATGCGCAAGCTCTCCGACGCGGAGCTGGCCACCCTGGCCTCGGGCACGGCCTTCACCGCCGGCTCCTCCCCCACCTCCCTGTGGGACCCCACCAACAAGCTGTCCCGCTCCCGCAAGATCAGCATCGGCGTCGAACATGACCTGGGCAACAACCTCACGGTCGGCCTCACCGCCAGCTACGTCAACTACTACAACCTGCAGCGCTTCGAGAACATCAACCTGACCCAGACCGGCGGCAGCGCCTACAACGACGGCTACGCCCCCGGCATCAACGCCTGGAGCACCGCCACCCGCCCCGGCACCGCCACCATCCGCGGCCGCGTCGTCAACTTCGGCAAGGGCAGCGTCGTCCCGGGCAACCCCGTGGGCGGCTTCAGCGACGTCTACCTGGTCAAGGCCGACGGCTACGGCTTCTACCGCGGCCTGAGCGCCTCCGTGAAGAAGACCTGGGCCGAGAACCTGGGCCTGCTGGCCAACGTGACCTGGTCCAAGGCCCAGGACACCGGCTCCTTCGAGCGCGGCACCTACACCTCCGCCGGCAACTACTCCAGCGAACTGGGCGCCTCCCTCACGCCCGATCCCCAGGACGTGGGCTCCAACTTCGGCTACGGCGACAGCGACCGCCGCTGGGTGGCCAACGTCGTGGCCTACTTCCCCATCGTCCTCGGCATCGAGGGTTCCGTACGCGGCCTGTTCAACACCGGGCTGCCCTTCACCGCCTACGACGCCCGCAACCTCAACGGCGACGGCATGATCAACAAGATCTACGCCGGGCACGTCCGCAACGACATGCGCCAGCCCAACTACACCCAGTTCGACATCCGCCTCACCCGCACGTTCCAGGTCTACAAGACGGTCCGGGTGCAGGGCATCGTCGATGTCTACAACCTCTTCAACAAGGCTGACTTCCAGGTGCCGACCGGCAACTACCAGGCCGACACCTCCACCGGCGCTCCCAGCCTGGCCTTCGGCCAGCTGGCCACCGTGGACAAGAACCGCACCCGCGAAATGCAGATCGGCATCAAGGCGATCTGGTAA
- the rlmB gene encoding 23S rRNA (guanosine(2251)-2'-O)-methyltransferase RlmB, with translation MRFLGPHACEEALLRGELQTLRVAPTAWERSAKLRTDAREQGVVIHREPMDSLDRRAQGQRHQGVLGEGEAIVLGSLAELAEKVRERGSAALVLALDGVTDPHNFGAILRSAAAAGVDGVVFPERRSAQVNETVVRASAGTVGRVPLVRVVNLARALEDLKEAGAWVYGLAAGPGSTDYLAETFDCATVLVLGSEGEGLHKKIQEHCDGLLAIGMPGGVESLNVSSAAAVMVFRVLAQRGVHPG, from the coding sequence ATGCGCTTCCTGGGTCCCCACGCCTGCGAGGAGGCCCTGCTCAGGGGCGAGCTCCAGACGCTCCGCGTCGCGCCCACGGCCTGGGAGCGCAGCGCCAAGCTGCGAACCGACGCCCGGGAGCAGGGCGTCGTCATCCACCGCGAGCCCATGGACAGCCTGGACCGCAGGGCCCAGGGGCAGCGCCACCAGGGCGTCCTGGGCGAGGGCGAGGCCATCGTCCTGGGGTCCCTGGCCGAGCTGGCGGAAAAGGTCCGGGAGCGCGGCTCCGCGGCCCTGGTGCTGGCCCTGGACGGGGTGACGGACCCCCACAACTTCGGCGCCATCCTGCGGTCCGCGGCGGCCGCGGGGGTGGACGGCGTGGTCTTCCCCGAGCGCAGGTCCGCGCAGGTGAACGAGACCGTGGTGCGCGCCAGCGCGGGCACGGTGGGCCGCGTACCCCTGGTGCGGGTGGTGAACCTCGCCCGCGCCCTGGAGGACCTCAAGGAGGCCGGGGCCTGGGTCTACGGCCTGGCCGCGGGGCCCGGCAGCACCGACTACCTCGCCGAGACCTTCGACTGCGCCACCGTGCTGGTGCTGGGCTCGGAAGGGGAGGGCCTCCACAAGAAGATCCAGGAGCACTGCGACGGACTGCTGGCCATCGGCATGCCCGGGGGCGTCGAAAGCCTGAATGTCTCAAGCGCAGCGGCGGTCATGGTTTTCCGTGTCCTCGCTCAGCGCGGCGTCCACCCAGGGTGA
- a CDS encoding MFS transporter, with protein sequence MSISTRLGWVAFLNDCAGEVLARMLPLYLTVALGSSPALVGLVEGVAESAAVFLKGISGWLSDRMPSRKGFVVGGYAVTVVARALYLLTFTPALVGLSRVLERVGKGLRTAPRDAMIADAAAAGRSGRDFGVTRFLDTLGAMAGIGLALALGVGRGPMTAELFRTCVWLALPLGLATLGLLVFWVPTIPRATTSSRRLSWHVPREARTYLALVFVFALANSSDAFLVLRAREAGFSIRAILGIFLVFNLLAAALALPVGRLSDRFGRVPFLALGWAVYAAAYAAMGTATTPLLFAGALLGYGAFYGFTEGVEKALLADLLPAASRGTGFGALQSVLGLGALVSSPLMGLLMAAAGARAAFLAESGLALAALAGLLVWSAVQGKAPRRGPS encoded by the coding sequence GTGAGCATTTCCACCCGCCTCGGCTGGGTGGCCTTCCTCAACGACTGCGCGGGGGAGGTTCTGGCCCGCATGCTGCCCCTGTACCTGACGGTGGCCCTCGGCTCCTCGCCGGCCCTGGTGGGCCTGGTGGAGGGGGTGGCCGAAAGCGCGGCGGTCTTCCTCAAGGGCATCAGCGGGTGGCTCTCGGACCGCATGCCCAGCCGGAAGGGGTTCGTGGTGGGGGGCTACGCGGTCACCGTCGTGGCGCGGGCGCTGTACCTCCTCACCTTCACGCCGGCCCTGGTGGGCCTTAGCCGCGTCCTGGAGCGGGTCGGCAAGGGCCTGCGCACGGCGCCCCGGGACGCCATGATCGCGGATGCCGCCGCTGCCGGGAGGTCCGGGCGGGACTTCGGGGTGACGCGGTTCCTGGACACCCTGGGGGCCATGGCCGGCATCGGCCTGGCCCTGGCCCTGGGGGTCGGCCGGGGCCCCATGACCGCAGAGCTGTTCCGCACCTGCGTGTGGCTGGCCCTGCCCCTGGGCCTGGCGACCTTGGGCCTGCTGGTCTTCTGGGTGCCCACCATCCCGAGGGCCACCACCTCCTCGCGCCGGCTCTCGTGGCATGTGCCCCGGGAGGCCCGGACCTACCTGGCCCTCGTCTTCGTGTTCGCCCTGGCCAACTCCAGCGATGCCTTCCTGGTGCTGCGCGCCCGGGAGGCGGGCTTCTCCATCCGGGCGATCCTGGGGATCTTCCTGGTGTTCAACCTGCTGGCCGCGGCCCTCGCCCTGCCCGTGGGCAGGCTCTCGGACCGGTTCGGCCGCGTGCCCTTCCTGGCCCTGGGGTGGGCCGTGTACGCCGCGGCCTATGCGGCCATGGGCACCGCCACGACCCCCCTCCTGTTCGCCGGGGCCCTCCTGGGGTACGGCGCCTTCTACGGATTCACCGAAGGCGTGGAGAAGGCCCTCCTGGCCGACCTGCTCCCGGCCGCGTCCCGGGGCACCGGGTTCGGCGCCCTCCAGTCCGTCCTGGGCCTCGGGGCCCTGGTCTCCAGCCCGCTCATGGGTCTGCTCATGGCCGCGGCCGGAGCCCGGGCCGCCTTCCTTGCGGAAAGCGGGCTGGCCCTGGCGGCCCTGGCTGGCCTCCTGGTCTGGTCGGCCGTACAGGGGAAAGCCCCCCGGAGGGGGCCTTCCTAG
- a CDS encoding 3-isopropylmalate dehydratase large subunit, with the protein MGMTVVEKILARAAGREAVKAGDVLEPRVDLAMSHENAALVINQFEAIHEGTGIEAKPWDPSRIAIIFDHRIPAESPKTATNHKKIRGFVGKHGIAKFHDVRGDVGGICHQILPEYGYVRPGFVVVGTDSHTTSHGALGAFSFGVGATEMASAWTLGYAVNIEVPATIKVVVKGEFAPMVSPKDLILHLIGVLTAQGANFRVLEFHGETIRKMSTSGRLAICNMSVEAGATSGIVPADAETMRYLREEAGVTDAITPVAPDADAVYERVVEIDVSALAPQIACPHTVDNVKDIGLVAGKPVQQIVIGSCTNGRLDDLAIAAGILRGKKVAAGTRMLVFPASGKIFGQAMDKGYIQDFMKAGAVVMNSGCGPCLGVHEGALGDDETALSTTNRNFKGRMGNPKSEVYLCSPAVAAASAITGVITDPREA; encoded by the coding sequence ATGGGTATGACAGTTGTTGAGAAGATCCTCGCCCGCGCCGCCGGGCGCGAGGCGGTCAAGGCCGGTGACGTGCTGGAGCCCCGGGTGGACCTGGCCATGTCCCACGAGAACGCCGCCCTGGTGATCAACCAGTTCGAGGCCATCCACGAGGGCACCGGCATCGAGGCGAAGCCCTGGGATCCCAGCCGCATCGCCATCATCTTCGACCACCGCATCCCCGCGGAGAGCCCGAAGACCGCCACCAACCACAAGAAGATCCGCGGCTTCGTGGGCAAGCACGGCATCGCCAAGTTCCATGACGTGCGCGGCGACGTGGGCGGCATCTGCCACCAGATCCTGCCGGAGTACGGCTACGTGCGCCCCGGCTTCGTGGTGGTGGGCACCGACAGCCACACCACCAGCCACGGCGCCCTGGGAGCCTTCTCCTTCGGCGTGGGCGCAACCGAGATGGCCTCCGCCTGGACCCTGGGCTACGCCGTCAACATCGAAGTGCCCGCCACCATCAAGGTCGTGGTCAAGGGCGAGTTCGCCCCCATGGTGAGCCCCAAGGACCTGATCCTCCACCTCATCGGCGTGCTCACCGCCCAGGGCGCCAACTTCCGCGTGCTGGAATTCCACGGGGAGACCATCCGGAAGATGAGCACCTCCGGGCGCCTCGCCATCTGCAACATGAGCGTGGAAGCCGGCGCCACCAGCGGCATCGTCCCCGCCGACGCCGAGACCATGCGCTACCTGCGCGAGGAGGCCGGCGTCACAGACGCCATCACCCCCGTCGCCCCCGACGCCGACGCGGTCTACGAGCGCGTGGTGGAGATCGACGTGAGCGCCCTGGCGCCCCAGATCGCCTGCCCCCACACCGTGGACAACGTCAAGGACATCGGCCTCGTGGCCGGCAAGCCCGTGCAGCAGATCGTCATCGGCTCCTGCACCAACGGCCGCCTCGACGACCTGGCCATCGCCGCCGGCATCCTGCGCGGCAAGAAGGTGGCCGCGGGCACCCGCATGCTGGTGTTCCCGGCATCCGGCAAGATCTTCGGGCAGGCCATGGACAAGGGCTACATCCAGGACTTCATGAAGGCCGGCGCCGTGGTCATGAACTCGGGCTGCGGCCCCTGCCTGGGCGTGCACGAAGGCGCCCTGGGCGACGACGAGACCGCGCTCTCCACCACCAACCGGAACTTCAAGGGCCGCATGGGCAACCCCAAGTCGGAGGTCTACCTCTGCAGCCCCGCCGTGGCCGCGGCCTCGGCCATCACCGGCGTCATCACCGATCCCCGCGAAGCCTGA
- a CDS encoding OmpP1/FadL family transporter, giving the protein MARTTVRTGLGALGLLAGLGTPLAAQTLWLPASDPVGIARGGAGVAFGQSLEAAALNPALLVTLRDDASAFVAAGMELHSSQATLQSNSNVQYSSDRNRFLPAFGAAWKLKPNLYLGLKFDNPFMRHTLMPNTYTGRFEAQGMDLSTRRMEAQVSYAATPGLSFGASLGMTHVSYSFTNSVRVPVPGVPGAPVSGTNPAQGILEVNAEEKGSKYLPSYALGFRWAMNPRWTIAGAYQGAIQGTLPLTARVDASHRQLVGISGFGTPNAIAVPAAQTLQGALTVNPGVGKITLPGRFTVGVRQRMTQTFTWEADLRYILGNGMKLPGYATVTGPSGSVSGQGFQGDLHSGFGMSLAGEFAFSKNVTGRIGLSSDPGLRKDPSLEPVLGGSRTAGFSAGLGWRVLKGEVNLGWQIRQSQDREVKNLDGTWGLAGQGTTGTLTRVEGMGHLWSVGYKKAF; this is encoded by the coding sequence ATGGCGAGGACGACTGTGAGGACCGGACTGGGTGCGCTTGGGCTCCTGGCGGGCCTGGGGACGCCGCTGGCGGCCCAGACCCTTTGGCTCCCTGCTTCCGATCCGGTGGGAATCGCCCGGGGCGGGGCGGGGGTGGCCTTCGGCCAGAGCCTGGAGGCGGCTGCCCTGAACCCCGCCCTCCTGGTCACCCTGCGGGACGACGCCAGCGCCTTCGTGGCCGCCGGCATGGAGCTGCATTCCTCCCAGGCCACCCTGCAGTCCAATTCCAACGTCCAGTACAGCTCCGACCGGAACCGCTTCCTGCCCGCCTTCGGGGCCGCCTGGAAGCTCAAGCCGAACCTGTACCTTGGCCTCAAGTTCGATAATCCGTTCATGCGCCATACCCTGATGCCCAACACCTACACGGGCCGGTTCGAAGCCCAGGGCATGGATCTCTCCACCCGCCGCATGGAGGCCCAGGTCTCGTATGCGGCCACCCCCGGCCTGTCCTTCGGGGCCAGCCTGGGCATGACGCACGTCTCGTATTCCTTCACGAATTCCGTTCGGGTGCCGGTGCCGGGCGTGCCGGGAGCCCCGGTCTCCGGGACCAACCCCGCCCAGGGAATCCTCGAAGTGAACGCCGAGGAGAAGGGCTCCAAGTATCTCCCCAGCTACGCCCTCGGGTTCCGGTGGGCCATGAATCCCCGATGGACGATCGCGGGAGCCTACCAGGGCGCCATCCAGGGAACCCTGCCCCTGACGGCCAGGGTCGACGCCAGCCACCGCCAGCTGGTCGGGATAAGCGGATTCGGGACCCCCAACGCCATCGCCGTGCCCGCGGCCCAGACGCTCCAGGGCGCCCTCACCGTCAATCCCGGCGTCGGCAAGATCACCCTCCCCGGCCGTTTCACCGTCGGCGTGCGCCAGCGGATGACCCAGACCTTCACCTGGGAAGCCGATCTCCGCTACATCCTGGGCAACGGCATGAAGCTGCCCGGGTACGCCACCGTGACGGGCCCCAGCGGATCCGTGAGCGGGCAGGGCTTCCAGGGCGACCTCCACAGCGGCTTCGGCATGAGCCTCGCCGGCGAATTCGCCTTTTCCAAGAACGTCACCGGACGCATCGGGCTCTCCTCGGACCCCGGCCTCCGGAAGGATCCATCCCTGGAGCCGGTCCTGGGCGGTTCCAGGACGGCTGGCTTCTCGGCCGGTTTGGGCTGGAGGGTCCTCAAGGGCGAAGTGAACCTCGGCTGGCAGATCCGCCAGTCCCAGGACCGCGAAGTCAAGAACCTGGACGGCACCTGGGGCCTCGCCGGACAGGGCACCACCGGCACCCTCACCCGGGTGGAGGGCATGGGGCACCTCTGGTCCGTCGGCTACAAGAAGGCCTTCTAG